The sequence TATTTGTCAATTTAATCGGATTTAGGACGTACGAGTTCGTGTTTAGTGCcgaaatttcttaaatttattggtaaattTTGATACATTGTGACTATTGTATGTATTATTACGTTGTCTCCTCAGATTATCCATCGTCTTTGTTGGTAGATTATCAAGACAGTTGGTAGACTGTGAATGTGTTCCGtgttttttacccatttttttatgttaatatttatttcttctcctctGCTGCACGCTATTATTATTTGGGCTTTTTTCATCTCTTATCTACTCAATACACTACCTTATTAaccagaatctttttcaaatccttctgtcTCTGTCATGACAGCAGTGTCATCGGTATATCGATGATGCCGGCATTTTCTCCACCGATATTCTCTCCTGAGGCATTTATTTAGCTTCCTCGTGGTTCGTTCGTGGTTATGGAAACATTGTTTTCTCCTTTGTTTATTGTCTCTGAAGGAATATCGTCAATTCCAGATTTTTTTGTCTGCAGGTCTCTTATTAACGCAttaaattctgatcttaaaattacggctcccatttcatctttatCCACTTCCAACTCTATATTCCCTTTTCTATAGCATTAGCTAAATGTTTAAATGTTACATatgtgagtaaaattattattctttaaatatttatgaacgTTCTTACTTTGGGATTGCAATTGTATTCATTTTATTGGATCCACGGTGCATACAAAAGCGAATAATATAagataaaattatagaaattaaaCGCAAATTCTTAAATCAAGCCGAAACAAAAGAAATGAGGTCAAAGGTAGCCAAATATTTGGAGCAGAGTTCATTTACATCttcatctatataataccccgcaagccgcctaaaaggcgtgtggcagggggaaaAAAGTTCCTTTGGGTTGCCTATTTCAATATCTCGATCTGATATCTAGTACGCTCTGAAATACCACACTTTCATAATTGCACAAAAGCTGATCAATGAacgatacatattttttcaggaaaataatttttggttcaTATTTGAATTTGGTTGAATTTGGAAGAGAATGGAGGTGAATTGGTATCTATAATGGTGGAGATGAATGGTCAATGAAAAAACACTCCTCTTCTGAGCATTTTTCCACTCATGTAATCATTGTTACAGGtatcatattttgttattttaaatggAGATTGGATAAAGTCGAATCTTTCCGCCCGTCGACGTCTCCTTATACGCTTTAGAATATATTATCGCGATACCCATTGTTTCACAGTACCTAACTGATTTCAGACTGTGTCTGACTTCAAACTAAgtgtgattaaaaataaaattggacgctAGAAAAACATTTGACAGTCATCTTTTACATTATATCCTGATAAAACCTCACAAGTGAGCActatcattattaataaataattaaacgtCATTGGACGCACATTAATTGCAGCAAGGAGTGGAAGAATTCGATCTGTTAGCCCGTAGCATATATACAACGCTATGCAGAAGGCATTCCCAGTGACTTGTATTAGGCTTCTACTTTCTCTCCCGCAATCGCGGTATCTCCCATCATACTCCAGGTGTGGATAAAATAAGCCGAACTGGTGTCTATATCTCTAAATCATTACTCATTGGGCTCCGCGTAATGTTGCGCATTGTTTGCAGTTATTGTACGAAAACCTTTAGGGAGAATGGGCTCATCAGAATAGTAAAAATGCCTTAAATGTGATTCACACTGtttatttatagcaaaaattgGGAGAATGTATCAAGACATTGTAAAACTTGATTAGTAAAGATTTCAATCAGATTCAGTTGGAGGTGCATCCCTGAGGAACGTTGATTTTGATGGTCTTGCTCACTTCCTTACGGCTGAAGTCGGGGTTGGCTCCCTTCTTCACCATTTCCACGAAGTGGCGGCTTGCGGAAGAGTTGGCAACGCAGTGGACGTCGACCTGGAGGCAAGAAAGCGCGATTAGCGATCGAGGAGAGATTGCAATGGGTGAGAGATCACTCACAAAAATGGAGCTCTTTCTGCCCGCGGAAACGTAAAGGAGACGGAACGTGATAACTGAGCGCGATACTTATTTATGGAGTAGAAAGTGGTGTCGAGACAAAACAACATCTGTTCCACTATTATCCTACTCACGATTCTTCAAAGAGCGAGGTGTTTAGATTGTAGAATTTTGAGTTACGGAGACAATATGAAATCCTTCATGAAGAAGCTATGAATGGCTGGGTAAAACTCGCCACGAAATATATATATGCACTTCGATACAAACTGCGAAAAAGTTAAACTTACGCTCTTCTCGACCTTTCCGGTGGCACGGCAGTTATTGGCACAGGTTGGCAGTGGTCGCATGGAGAAGCAGGTCTGGCTTCCCTGCTCGATGATCTTGGTGCGGTGCTGGGTGCAGCCGGAGTTGGAGCTGGAACTGGAGGACCTTCCAGACTGGGAGTTGGAGGAGCGGCTGGATTTGGAGGAGCGGGAGGAGGAGTATCCGCTGTTGGCATCCTCTTCGGTGATCACGTCGTGAGGAGTGAAGGTCTGGTTGAAGCAAGGTGCCGAGGCAGCGCGGCGCTGCAACTCCTTGGCTTCTCCCTGGCAGGTCTGGTCGGGGACGGCCCAGGAGGCGGCGAACATCTTGGGCTGCTCCAGAATGCAGCTCTTGGGAGAAGTGAAGTCGGTGGCGGGTTCACTGTCGTAGGTTCCGCAGAGACCAAGGACATCACCGCGGTAAGTGCTGCCGGCCTACGAGAGAAGATGGGGGTGAGTGCGATGGCAAAAGGCGGAAAAGGGATGATTGTGGAGTGGGGGCGGCCAGTCGTACCTCGAGCCAAGCGGCCTCTCCGTTGTACATGATGGCGATCTCGTGTTGGGGAGCCTCGAAGATGAGGGCGCCACTGGGCAGGGCGTACCAGAAAGCGAGCATTTCACCGTCAGAGTCGGCGACGTAGTTGATCTTACGGTCAGACACGCTGCGCTGCTTCTGGTTGAAGTAGACGACTCCGTCGGCGTCTCCGCTCTCGGAAGACTTCTTGGAGCTGGAGGATCCAGAGGGCTTGAGGTCGAAGACGTCGTCACCAAGGATAACCTTGACTTCCTACAGGATGAATGACGAGAGTTAAGCAATGTTGGGGCATCACGTGGAAGGAGCATTTAACGACCGAGTGCCACGAACCTTCTCGTGAGAGCTGGCATCGCGGGCGAGGACGGTAACATCGGCGGTGGGGTTGTTGTTGCTGCTGGAGCTGGAAGAGTCGTCGTCTTCGGGCTGAGCGGTCATCATGACGTGCCAGCATTTTCCAAGGTGGATGGGGTAGGTCTTGTTGTCGAAAGTGGAGACGGAGTCACGGTCCAAGCCGCAAGAGGCTGTGGGGAGATTGAGGAGACGAGTGAGCTCGGAGTCTCTGGGGTCAGAGAACGGTTGGAATGCGAGCGATTTCGTCCAACTTACCGGTCCACTGGGCGTGGAGGGCGTAGGTAAGGAAGCGGTCGGCAGCATTCCAGCTGGGGTGCTGGACGGCTAAGGGATGGGCACATGGGTTGATGCGCACGAGGTCGAAGTCGGCATCGAAGGACGGGGCGGATAGGGAAACGTTGGCTGCCTTCAAGTCAGACTCGAAGTCGACGTCGACGGTGATCTTGCCTTCCTTGTTGTGGACATTAATGGTGTTCTCGTCGAGGTATGGGTAGCCGAGGTACCTGGCGACGGAGTAGGCCTTGTAGGTGAAGTTCTTGAAAGCGACGGGCAGCTGTGGGGAGAGAGGTGGAGATGGTCATCGCGATTCATCTCGGTGGTGGTGAGACGCGTATTGCAGCGCGCGGTGGAGCGAGAACACATACCTTCTCGTACTGGATGTTGACGCTGTATGAGTCGAGGAAGTTGGCCCTGGCGGTGATGTTGCGGCAAGCGGGTTGGAGGTAGCTTCCGGACTGCATGAGGGACATGCATTTCTGTGCCATGGGGCTGCGGCGGATGTATTGCTTCCTCTCCTGGCTCTGTTCTCCCTTGGCCTGCGAAAGAGGATAGTTTTCTATCGGAAACTAGCAAGAAATCGAGTGGGCTACGCACTTGGGAACGGGACCTGATTTCGCTTACCGAGATACTGATTTGAGCAGCTCCGGATCCGCACTTCTCGCCGAAGCTGATCTCAGAGCTGACGTAGGAGGTGGGGTTGGCCATGAGAGCCTTGCCAAAGTTCATGAGTGGCACGTTGGGGTAAATTCCTTTAGCGGCAGCACACACCTGTCGAAGGAGAGATTCGAGTGTGAGATCAAAAACGAATGAAGAGAGGTGGTGGAATTACATGGAAGGAAGGTGTTAGCTTACCTCGTAAGGCTTGGAGTTTCCGTAGGTGGGAGACTTGTAGAAATAGAAGAGAGCACGGCTGGTATCGTCAACTTCGCTGGAAGCATAGGCGGCGGTGGCCACGTAGGCAATGTTCTTGTTGCCGTTGAATTCGACGGCAAGGTCGAGGACGGAAGCGGAGGCGTCTGCAATGGGGACGAAAGAGGAAAAACGATTAGCGGGAGTGAAAAGCGGTAAACGGCAGGAGCGAGAGGAGATAGGAAAGGTTCGAACGTACTTTTGATGCCGGAAGAGGCCCTCCTGAGGAATTCCTGCTGTCTCTTTTCGCTGACGGGTTTGGAGGTGGATGGGCTGGCCATGGAGCTGCTGCTGGATCCGGCTCTCTTGCCGCTGCTGGACTTGGCATTGTGGGCGCGGCTCTCGTTGGATTCCGAGTCGGATTCGTTGGAGTCGGACGATGAGTAGGATGACTGGGAGTCATCGGAGTTGTCATCTACGGGTGAGATGGATGGCATTTAGTGATGAGGTGGTGACATTGTATGGAGGAACGGAATGGTTTGGTGCGGAGCTTAATTGATGACGTACCGTAGGAGGCGGTGAATGTGACGGATTTGCTGTTGCTCCTCTGGGGGTCGAACACGACGTTGATGTTGTTGTACTTGATGGTCCTCTCGGCCCATGGGTAAAGGAAGAGAGACATGGCATCGTGGCGCTGAGCCTTTTCGTAGAGGTATTGGTAGTCGACGTACTTCTGCTCGGTAGCGTATTTAACGCGGAAGGCGAAACCAGTGGAATCTTTGCCGACGGTGGTTTCCATCTGTGGCGATGAGAAAAGGGTGTAATTGGAATATTTCGGAATCGTAGAAGCTTGGAGATTGCATTTTTCGTTCACCCGTGTCTCACCTGCATTGGGTCACGGACGTGGATGGGCTTGAAGTAGCTTCCTTGGCTGACGGGAGTGAGGTCAAGGATGTTGTGCTTGGCGGTGTAGGGAATGGTGCTGTAGTGGAAGATCTGTGCTTCGCGGTTGTTGTACAGGGGCTGCAGGGTGACGGAGGCCTCGGCGTTTTCGGCATCAAGGTCGAAAGTGGCTTTAATGGGCACATTGACCTGGATGTTCTTCTGAACACCGGCGATGTAGCGGGTGTGGGTCATGGGAGCCACGAAGCTGATCTTGGCGGTCATGCGAGTAGAGTACCTGTGGGCGAAGGAAATTTAGCGTCCCCCCATGCGCACACGTAGGTACCGCGAGTGAGATATGGCGAAATCGTAATCTGGAGAACTTACACGAATTGGAGACTGGCGGTGGAGTTGATGGTTTCGGGAACCCTGATGGAGTCGTGGGATCCACTGGCCATGTCAGGGTGGGTCTTAGCTTGAACTTCTCCCCTGAGGGAAACGTAGGTGGGCTTCTTGATGGAGTAGACAAACGGAAGACCGGTTTCGGTGGGGAAGGCCAGGGTCAAGGAGAACTGGTTGTACAGCTTGTTGTAGTTGAACTTATGCCCGGAGCGGAGAGCGGAGGCGGCGGCTTTGAGCACTGTAAAAGAAAGGCGGGTTGAAAGAAGCCAGGTCGCTTGAATTGCGAATcggaggggaggagagaaagcTTACTTACAGGATGGCAGATTTTCGATGGTGGTGTTATCGAAGGTGAAGAATCGGCTAGTTCCCATGTAGCGAACGAGGAGGTTTCCTTCCACCTGCTCGTCGTCAGAGGGCTCGATGTTCAGCATCTCGGCAATCTTCTCCGTGGTGAAGGGGCTGTGGCTTCCACTTCCGCTGCCAGAAGACTTCTTTCCGGACTTGCTGCCGTGCTTTCCGCTGTTGGAGGATTCGGAGTCCTCGAATTGGTCGCTGACGGCGTCGACGAGGTCGTTGAAGCTGGAGGTCATCATGGCGAGCTGAAAGAAGCGAAGACCGTCGGTCACAACGAGCCTATTCCAAATCCCGAAATTCGACGCGAGTCATCGCAAGCGGTACTCACGGCCATGTTCTGTGATTTCCATCCTCCCACGTTGTAGCGGGTGGAAATGAAGGCGCTGGATGGGAGAAGTCCGTCGGAGCTTCCGATCCAACTGAGCTCACGCCTGTAGGCGAGACCCATCTCCTTGACCATGTAGCTCTGGAGGTACTGACGGGAATAATGGATTCCGAGAGGCTTGGGATTGAGCAGGTTGGCGGCGGCCTTGGCGTTCATCTTGCTGCAATTGGAAAGGAAAGGTGGAGGTTACTCGACCGGTCGTCGATGTCGACTTCTACGAAAACATGGAGGCGTTTCGAAAGAAGCGTGGGTTCGACAAGGTGGAATGTACCGACGACGGGAAGGGCACAGAAATTGACTGCACAGAGTGACTGTTTTCCAAAGTTTGTAGGCTTAACTTACAATTCGTGGTGGTGAGGTCCCTGGAGGGCTGCGGCAGACTGGATCGCTGACTTGACGACGGCGGTGACTTGGAGGCTAGGGTCCCTGTTGGTGAATTCAGCCATCCTCTGGAGCATGAAGGCGGGAGGAGCAGTCCTCATGAGGACGAGAACAGCGGCGCAACGCACCTCATGGCTTTCTCCGACGTTCTGGTAAACGTTGAAGAGGACGCGGCGGGCGACCTGAGGGAACACCTTGGCGAGCTTGTTCAGAGAGGTGACCATGAGAGTCCTCTGGAAGGTGGACATGGGTTCCTTGCCTTCGAGGTAGGGCTCGAACACGCTGAGGATCTTGGGGTGGCCGAGATTTCCAAGAGCGCGGATGTAAACCTGGATCTTGTGGCTGTCTCCGTCCTTGACGGCGGCGCGCAGGTTCTTAGCCATGTAGGGGATGTATTCCTCGGCGACGGCCTTGGGGTTGATGGGAGAGAGACGTCCGAAGGCGTGGACGGGGTAGAGATTGTGAGCCGTGACGTTGTTGACCTGAGCCTTGCGGGCGAGGTTGGCGAAGGAAAGGATGGCGGTGGAGTTGAGAAGGGGCTGCTTGGTGACTTCGGGGCTCGTGGCCAGGGCCTGTAAACCAAAGTGTGAAAGTGAGTCCACGGGAAGCGGAAACGCAAGGAGACGAAATTCACCGATTCGGAAGCGAAACTCACGAAGAGCGCCTTGAGGAATTCAGCGGTCGGGGTCCTGGCGCTGGCGGCAAGGGTGGCGAAGATCTCGGCGGCCTCCTCCGTGGCGATCTTTCTGGACTTGATCAAATCCTTGATGGTGGTGAGGCAGGGTCCAGTACCGGCGGCGGCGAGGGCATCGCGGAGAACGGTCCTGAAGCGAGAGAAAGGATCGCGTGAGGTGGAGGGAGGAAAGGGTTTTCGAGTCGTGAACGATTCGAAATTCTCATTCGAAATTTCTTACCAGGGGTTTTCTCCGGAGGACTTGATGGGAGCGTAGATCTGAGAGACGGCCTTCTGCAGCTGCTCGGCATTCATGGTGCGCACGAGGCGAACGACGATGGCGAACTTTGAGAGAGTGTCCTTCTGAGGAATGCTGCTGGGGTGCTGGAGCTCGGATGCGATTTGAGAGCAGAGTTTCTTGACGGCGGAGACGGGTTCGATGTCCTTGGAAGTGGGGATAGCGTTTCCTTCGTAGCCGATGAAGTAGGGCAGGAGTGGGATCTTGGGAGCCTTGTTCATTCCGGGCCTGGGGTTGTGCTCTTCGCTGGAGCTGGAGCTGGAACTGGAGCTGCTGGAAGCACTGCTGACGCTTCCGGACTCGCTGCTCGAGCTGCTAGAACTGCTAGAGCTGTCGGAGCAGTTACTGTCGGATTCATTGCTATCGGAGCTGGTGCTGTCACTGTCGGAGCTGCTGCTACCGCTACTGCAGCTGctgctgctactgctgctgctgctgctactgctactgctgctgctgcTATCGCTGCTGCTGTCGCTGCTGCTGTC comes from Ischnura elegans chromosome X, ioIscEleg1.1, whole genome shotgun sequence and encodes:
- the LOC124170520 gene encoding vitellogenin-1-like → MWSPLIVFLVVGLATAENAWKAGYEYKYQIKGRTLAALHQVADKYVGVVSRATLTLQPQNSDAVLARISDAQFSPVQASLPGGWASRIPEKELNYKSLPLSSKPFQIKFKNGVVDELVVSKDLSNPEVNLIKSVVSQLQVDTRGENEIKWPRGSQAPKRPSESVFRAMEDTVTGKCEVMYDISPLPMYATQVNPELAPMPELRGDGILMDIAKTKNFSNCDKRVAYHYGITGLTDWEPADNEMGHFFSRSGVSRIVISGSLKEYTIQSSVTVNKVILSPALYNAQKGMVVSRMNVTLISRRSSSGSPPSVPNPQRVNDLVYDYNDPFPSEHSSSSAKSPIKGNKSSESESQSSSSSENDSSDSQSNSQESGSSSSDSSESVERPGHKRQIPKRFRRSAPQQKNKNASSGSSSSSSENDSSDSVSNGDGSSSSSESSSESQNSSNDSSSDSSSDSSSSSSSSSSSSSSSSSCSSGSSSSDSDSTSSDSNESDSNCSDSSSSSSSSSSESGSVSSASSSSSSSSSSSEEHNPRPGMNKAPKIPLLPYFIGYEGNAIPTSKDIEPVSAVKKLCSQIASELQHPSSIPQKDTLSKFAIVVRLVRTMNAEQLQKAVSQIYAPIKSSGENPWTVLRDALAAAGTGPCLTTIKDLIKSRKIATEEAAEIFATLAASARTPTAEFLKALFALATSPEVTKQPLLNSTAILSFANLARKAQVNNVTAHNLYPVHAFGRLSPINPKAVAEEYIPYMAKNLRAAVKDGDSHKIQVYIRALGNLGHPKILSVFEPYLEGKEPMSTFQRTLMVTSLNKLAKVFPQVARRVLFNVYQNVGESHEVRCAAVLVLMRTAPPAFMLQRMAEFTNRDPSLQVTAVVKSAIQSAAALQGPHHHEFKMNAKAAANLLNPKPLGIHYSRQYLQSYMVKEMGLAYRRELSWIGSSDGLLPSSAFISTRYNVGGWKSQNMALAMMTSSFNDLVDAVSDQFEDSESSNSGKHGSKSGKKSSGSGSGSHSPFTTEKIAEMLNIEPSDDEQVEGNLLVRYMGTSRFFTFDNTTIENLPSLLKAAASALRSGHKFNYNKLYNQFSLTLAFPTETGLPFVYSIKKPTYVSLRGEVQAKTHPDMASGSHDSIRVPETINSTASLQFVYSTRMTAKISFVAPMTHTRYIAGVQKNIQVNVPIKATFDLDAENAEASVTLQPLYNNREAQIFHYSTIPYTAKHNILDLTPVSQGSYFKPIHVRDPMQMETTVGKDSTGFAFRVKYATEQKYVDYQYLYEKAQRHDAMSLFLYPWAERTIKYNNINVVFDPQRSNSKSVTFTASYDDNSDDSQSSYSSSDSNESDSESNESRAHNAKSSSGKRAGSSSSSMASPSTSKPVSEKRQQEFLRRASSGIKNASASVLDLAVEFNGNKNIAYVATAAYASSEVDDTSRALFYFYKSPTYGNSKPYEVCAAAKGIYPNVPLMNFGKALMANPTSYVSSEISFGEKCGSGAAQISISAKGEQSQERKQYIRRSPMAQKCMSLMQSGSYLQPACRNITARANFLDSYSVNIQYEKLPVAFKNFTYKAYSVARYLGYPYLDENTINVHNKEGKITVDVDFESDLKAANVSLSAPSFDADFDLVRINPCAHPLAVQHPSWNAADRFLTYALHAQWTASCGLDRDSVSTFDNKTYPIHLGKCWHVMMTAQPEDDDSSSSSSNNNPTADVTVLARDASSHEKEVKVILGDDVFDLKPSGSSSSKKSSESGDADGVVYFNQKQRSVSDRKINYVADSDGEMLAFWYALPSGALIFEAPQHEIAIMYNGEAAWLEAGSTYRGDVLGLCGTYDSEPATDFTSPKSCILEQPKMFAASWAVPDQTCQGEAKELQRRAASAPCFNQTFTPHDVITEEDANSGYSSSRSSKSSRSSNSQSGRSSSSSSNSGCTQHRTKIIEQGSQTCFSMRPLPTCANNCRATGKVEKSVDVHCVANSSASRHFVEMVKKGANPDFSRKEVSKTIKINVPQGCTSN